CATGGACCAAGCCGGCAGCGTCGCGGGCGAAGGTGGCGGGGTTGCAGGAAACGTAAACGATGCGCTCGGCACCCAGCGCAGCGAGACGTTTGACCACTTCCAGGGCGCCGGTGCGTGGCGGGTCGAGCAGAATTTTGTCGAATCGCCGTTCGGCCCAGGGCCAGGGGGCGTCCGGCTCGCTCAGATCGGCGGCGTGGAAAACAGCATTGTCAATCCCGTTGCGGCGGGCGTTGTCGCGGGCGCGGGCCACCAATGCTGCATCGCCTTCCACGCCGATCACCTGGGCCGTGCGGCGGGCCAGGGGCAGCGTGAAATTGCCCAGCCCGCAGAAAAAATCCAAGACGTGATCCTCGGGATGAGGGGCCAACAGGCCCAAGGCGTGATCGATCATGGCGCGGTTGAGGTCGCCGTTCACCTGGGTGAAATCGGTGGGTAGAAACTCGAACTCGATCTCGTGTGCGGGCAAGCGGTAGCTCAGGGAGGCATTCAGTGGCCACAGCGGACGAACCGTACCGGGGCCGCCCGGCTGCAGGTAGATGAGAAAACCGTGAGTCTCACCAAAGGCGTGTAAACGGCCGAGATCCGCCTCGCTCAACGGGTCAAGATGGCGGAACACCAAGCCGACCGTGTCGTCCCCCGCCGCCACTTCAATTTGCGGGATGCGCGCATAGCCGTCCAGCCCGCCAATGAGTTCGCGCAAGGCCATAATGTTGGCCCCGACTTTGGGGTGCAGCACATCGCAGCGCTTGAGTTCCGCAAGGTAGGCGCTTTTCTTTTCCCTGAAACCCACCAGTAACGATGATTTTTTGATTACATATTTCACTCCCAGGCGCGCTTTGCGCCGGTAGCCCCAATGGGGACCGGTCAGCGGTGGCAGCCACGATTCCGGCGCGAGCCTTCCGATACGTTGCAGATTGTCCTGCAGCTGCCCGGCCTTGGTGCGAATCTGGGCATCCGCGGACAGGTGTTGCAGACTGCAACCGCCGCACATTCCGAAGTGCGGACAAGCGGGGGCGACACGGTCGGGGGAGGCGCGAAGAACCCCCCGGATCACGCCCTCGTCGTAATGTTTGCGTTGGAGTGTGTACGTGAACATCACCTCCTCCCCCGGCAAGGCGCCATCGATGAAGGTGGCCTTGCCTTCGATGTGGGCGACCCCGCGACCATCATGGGTCAGGGCTTCCACTTCCGCGCGTACGGGCTGGGTGGGAACGGGTTTGCGTTTGCGGCGGGGCATATTGGGTACTCAGAAAGGCCTGCACGCCTTGCGCGTGCAAGTTCACACCGAAAACCGGCAATGTATTATTAACCCGGCAATCAAACAGGTCGTCCTGACCTGTTTGATTGCCGCCCGCGAAATACGGGCGCCATTGTGCGAAATGGCTGGTATTTCGCGGGCTCGCATTGACTTGCGCCAATGGCGGCACATCCCTGTGCCGCGCCATTGACCCGACAATCCTAATTGCCGGGTTAATAAATCAGCGTCATTCAACTCCGCGTCTTTACGCCGGAAACACCCCGGTAGACAAATACCGGTCGCCCCGGTCGCAAATAATCACCACGATCACCGCATGGCGTACCTCTCTGGACAGGCGCAGCGCCGCGCTGACCGCGCCACCAGACGACACCCCGGCGAAAATACCCTCGCGCGCGGCCAGTTGACGGGTGGTCTCCTCCGCCTCGTCCTGGCCCACCTCCAGCACCCGGTCCACCCGGGCGGGCTCGTAGATTTTCGGCAGGTATTCCTCCGGCCAGCGGCGGATGCCGGGAATGGCGGCGCCTTCGGCGGGATGCACGCCGACAATCTGCACGTCGCTGTTTTGTTCCTTGAGATAGCGGGAGGTGCCCATGATGGTGCCGGTGGTGCCCATGGCGCTGACGAAATGGGTGATGCGCCCCGCTGTGTCGCGCCAGATTTCCGGGCCGGTGCCTTCGTAGTGGGCGCGGGGGTTGTCGGGATTGGCGAACTGATCCAGCACCTTGCCCTCGCCGCGGTTTTGCATGTCCAGGGCGAGATCGCGCGCGCCCTCCATGCCGTCATCCCTGGATACCAGGATAATCCCGGCGCCAAAGGCTTTCATTACCGCGCGCCGTTCCACGCTCATGGTCTCGGGCATGATGAGCTGCATGCGGTAGCCTTTGATGGCGGCGGCCATGGCCAGGGCGATGCCGGTGTTGCCGGAAGTGGCTTCGATCAAGGTATCGCCGGGCTGAATCTCACCGCGGGCCTCGGCGTGACGGATCATGGACAGGGCCGGCCGGTCCTTTACGGAACCGGCGGGGTTGTTGCCTTCCAGCTTGGCCAGCACCACATTGGTCGTGTCACCCGGCAGCCTCTGCAGGCGCACCAAGGGGGTATTGCCAACGAATTGCTCAATGGTGGGACAGCCGGTCATTACAAGTCCTTCGGCGTGCAGGCGACGGAACGCATGAATTCGGTAAACGGTTCCGCCAGCTGGGGATGCCGCAGGGCAAAGTCCACCGTGGCCTGCAAATAACCCAGTTTGCTGCCACAATCGTAGCGTTTGCCCTCGAACTGATAGGCCAGCACCGGTTCTTCTCTCAACAAGCGGGCGATGGCGTCGGTGAGCTGAATTTCGCCGCCGGCACCCCGTTCCGTGGTGGCCAGCAAATCGAAAATGCGCGGGGTGAGAATGTAACGCCCCACCACCGCCAGGTGCGACGGCGCCACCTCGGGCTTGGGTTTTTCCACGATCCCATTCAACCTTTCCAGACGCTTGGCGACCGGCTGCGCATCCACAATGCCATACTGCTCGGTCTGCGCGGGATCGACCTCTTCCACCCCCAGCACACTGCAACGATGGTAAGCGTGCACCTCCTTCATTTGTTCCAGACACACCTGCCTGCCATCATCAACATCAATGAGATCGTCCGCCAGGATAACCGCAAAGGGTTCATGGCCCACCACCGGCCGGGCGCACAGCACCGCATGCCCCAAACCCAAAGCCTCCGCCTGGCGAACATAGATGCAGGACACGCCTTCGGGGACCACTTCGCGGACGATCTTCAGCAGTTCCTGCTTTCCCGCCCGCTCCAGCTTGTCTTCCAATTCGTAATTCTTGTCAAAATAGTCTTCGATGGCGCGCTTGCTGCTGCTGGTGACAAAAATCAGTTCTTTGATGCCGGCCGCGATGGCTTCTTCCGCCGCATACTGAATGAGCGGTTTGTCAACAATAGGCAGCATTTCCTTGGGATTGGCCTTGGTGGCCGGCAAAAAGCGCGTGCCCATGCCCGCGACGGGGAAGACGGCTTTGCGTAGCGTGAAACTCATGAATAACACCTGATTGCGTTTTGGAAGGACGGCGCGAAAAATCCGGGACTATTCAAAGACCTGGGGCAAACTTCGAATACTCCCGCCGCTACAGCGCATTATAGCGGAACTGCGTCCAGGGCGGGTGGGAGAAACCGTTTTTCAGGCAAGGCCGCCGCAAACCACGTATGCGGCAGCCGGCGTTGAAAAAGGCCAGGAAGACCTTTTTCAACATCTTGCTGGGGGAATCGAGCGAAAACATGGGAGAGCGAGGACAGATTGTCGCAATGTAACGAAAAATCGCGGCCACCCAGGACCGCTCTCCCCGTTTTGCAGCCGATTCATCCCAAACCCGACTGGCTCCCAGCACGGCGTCCCCAATTTCCCATCAGCGCGAGCACGCCGC
The nucleotide sequence above comes from Gammaproteobacteria bacterium. Encoded proteins:
- the rlmD gene encoding 23S rRNA (uracil(1939)-C(5))-methyltransferase RlmD — protein: MPRRKRKPVPTQPVRAEVEALTHDGRGVAHIEGKATFIDGALPGEEVMFTYTLQRKHYDEGVIRGVLRASPDRVAPACPHFGMCGGCSLQHLSADAQIRTKAGQLQDNLQRIGRLAPESWLPPLTGPHWGYRRKARLGVKYVIKKSSLLVGFREKKSAYLAELKRCDVLHPKVGANIMALRELIGGLDGYARIPQIEVAAGDDTVGLVFRHLDPLSEADLGRLHAFGETHGFLIYLQPGGPGTVRPLWPLNASLSYRLPAHEIEFEFLPTDFTQVNGDLNRAMIDHALGLLAPHPEDHVLDFFCGLGNFTLPLARRTAQVIGVEGDAALVARARDNARRNGIDNAVFHAADLSEPDAPWPWAERRFDKILLDPPRTGALEVVKRLAALGAERIVYVSCNPATFARDAAGLVHGHGYRLARAGVMDMFPHTTHVECIALFLRD
- the cysM gene encoding cysteine synthase CysM, which gives rise to MTGCPTIEQFVGNTPLVRLQRLPGDTTNVVLAKLEGNNPAGSVKDRPALSMIRHAEARGEIQPGDTLIEATSGNTGIALAMAAAIKGYRMQLIMPETMSVERRAVMKAFGAGIILVSRDDGMEGARDLALDMQNRGEGKVLDQFANPDNPRAHYEGTGPEIWRDTAGRITHFVSAMGTTGTIMGTSRYLKEQNSDVQIVGVHPAEGAAIPGIRRWPEEYLPKIYEPARVDRVLEVGQDEAEETTRQLAAREGIFAGVSSGGAVSAALRLSREVRHAVIVVIICDRGDRYLSTGVFPA
- the galU gene encoding UTP--glucose-1-phosphate uridylyltransferase GalU, whose amino-acid sequence is MSFTLRKAVFPVAGMGTRFLPATKANPKEMLPIVDKPLIQYAAEEAIAAGIKELIFVTSSSKRAIEDYFDKNYELEDKLERAGKQELLKIVREVVPEGVSCIYVRQAEALGLGHAVLCARPVVGHEPFAVILADDLIDVDDGRQVCLEQMKEVHAYHRCSVLGVEEVDPAQTEQYGIVDAQPVAKRLERLNGIVEKPKPEVAPSHLAVVGRYILTPRIFDLLATTERGAGGEIQLTDAIARLLREEPVLAYQFEGKRYDCGSKLGYLQATVDFALRHPQLAEPFTEFMRSVACTPKDL